GAGCGGCAACATCGTCTTCGGCCTCGAAGGCGATATTCAGTTCTCGACCGCCAACGACACCTTCGCGTCCTACAAATTCTCGAACCCCTGGTTCGGGACGGCACGCGGCCGCGTCGGCTATGCGATGAACGACATTCTGCTCTACGCAACCGGCGGTCTCGCTTTCGGTCAGCTGAAGGGCGAATATCTGCTGTCCTCGGAGAGCCACACCTCGGCCGGCTGGACGGTCGGCGCCGGCGCCGAATTCGCCTTTGCGCCGAAGCTCAGCGCCAAGGTCGAGTATCTTTACGGCAGCCTGTCGACCAACAACTTCTTCATCACCGGCGCCCCGAACGGCTACAATTTCGGCCTCATCCGCGCCGGCATCAACTATCATTTCTAAACGTCGCGACGAAACCTTCGCGAGCAAGAAACTCGGCGATCAACATTCCCGGCCCTCGTGGCCGGGATTTTTTTTGGACTGGGTTGTCGGGCGGAGCGCCGCGTAGTCGGGCCGCGCACATGCGAGCGCCGCGGCGTCGTATTCGCTACGCCGTCACTTCAAAGCCCGTCGCGTTCGTCGTGGCTGCGTTCAGTTTTGCACAGCCCATGACAACAACTACGAAATCACCAGATTGACCGCCTTGGGGCCTTTGCCCTTTTTGTCCGGTTCGACCTCGAATGAAATGCGCTGACCTTCGGTCAGATCCTTCAAGCCGGCACGCTCGACCGCAGTGATATGAACAAATACGTCGCGGCCACCGTCATCAGGCTTGATGAACCCGTAGCCGCGTTCTCCATTGAAGAACTTCACCGTTCCCGTATTAGGCATTCCGGAAACTCCTCCCGCATGCTTTCCGTCGCGCGCCGGCGCGTCGGTGCGACCTGGCGTTGCGCTGCCGGAAAGCTCGGCCGAGGCTGGGCCTGCTGATCGTCGCAGGTCCGAGGTAGTACGGCCTTGTCACTCCGCCGCCCCCATTCGCGGAAGCAGAACGTAAAGCCAGTCCAATGACTCAGCATAGTACGGATTTGCGCGGATTGACTACGCCCCAAATGCGACTTTTCGCGCCAATCAGCGCGTGAGTCGTCAGGGCTTAGGTAGCTCGAGCCGATAACGGCTGACGCCCCCTTGGCCGAGAGGTCTTTCCAGCTCAGGAAGGATGACTCTCAAATCCGACACCAGCGTCCATGGCGGATTCACCACCAGCAGTCCGGTCGAGGTCAGCGCGCCGTCCGGCTGTTGCGGTGCGACGCTGAATTCCAGCCGCAGACACTTGCCGTCGCCGCCGGCTGCGGCAACGGTTGCAACGCGGTCGGCCAGCGCGTCGGTGGCGCGTCGGTTCTTCACCGGATACCACAACTGATAGATGCCCGTCGGCCATTTCCCGTAAGCGGTGCTGAAACCCTGCGCCAATCGCTCGAATTCGTCCTTCTTTTCGAAGGACGGATCGATCAGCACCAGGCCGCGGCGTTCTTTCGGCGGCACGAACGCGGTCAGCGCCTGCCAGCCGTCGAGATCGACCACCCGCGCCTGGGTGTCGCGGCGCAGCGCATTGATCAGCTGTTTGCGCGCCAGCGGCTCCAATTCGCTGGCGACCATACTGTCCTGCGGGCGCAGCAGGGCGCGGGCGATCAGCGGCGATCCGGGATAGGCGGTCAGGTCGCGTTGCGGGTTGAAGGCGCGGATGATGTCGAGATAGGGCCTGATCAGTTCGCCGGCCTCGTCGCTGAACCGCGCCTGCATCACCCGGGCGATCCCGGTGACCCATTCGCCGCCGCGGCGGGCCTCGTCGCTGGTGAGGTCGTAGAGCCCGGCGCCGGCATGGC
The DNA window shown above is from Rhodopseudomonas palustris HaA2 and carries:
- a CDS encoding 23S rRNA (adenine(2030)-N(6))-methyltransferase RlmJ, producing MNYRHAFHAGNFADVIKHIVLARILTYLQEKPAPFRVVDSHAGAGLYDLTSDEARRGGEWVTGIARVMQARFSDEAGELIRPYLDIIRAFNPQRDLTAYPGSPLIARALLRPQDSMVASELEPLARKQLINALRRDTQARVVDLDGWQALTAFVPPKERRGLVLIDPSFEKKDEFERLAQGFSTAYGKWPTGIYQLWYPVKNRRATDALADRVATVAAAGGDGKCLRLEFSVAPQQPDGALTSTGLLVVNPPWTLVSDLRVILPELERPLGQGGVSRYRLELPKP
- a CDS encoding cold-shock protein — encoded protein: MPNTGTVKFFNGERGYGFIKPDDGGRDVFVHITAVERAGLKDLTEGQRISFEVEPDKKGKGPKAVNLVIS
- a CDS encoding outer membrane protein — translated: MRKLAMAAATVIAATGSTAQAADMGYYGSRTPYTVNQPLNAFSWAGPYLGGNLGYAFGNVTNNITKPSGFSGGVQGGYNWQSGNIVFGLEGDIQFSTANDTFASYKFSNPWFGTARGRVGYAMNDILLYATGGLAFGQLKGEYLLSSESHTSAGWTVGAGAEFAFAPKLSAKVEYLYGSLSTNNFFITGAPNGYNFGLIRAGINYHF